The region TAAATTTAATTATTTAGTTCCTTTTTTATAAGCACCTTCAGAACCGAATACATTTTCGATTTTTTCCATATAGAAATCTCTCATGTAGTTCTTTGCCGGTGTTAAATATTTTCTAGGATCAAATTCTTTTGGATTCTTAACAAATACTTCTCTGATTCCTGCAGTAAATGCTAGTCTACCATCTGTATCAACATTGATCTTAGCAACTGCTGATTTTGCAGCTCCTCTTAATTGCTCATCAGGGATACCTATAGCATCTTTGATCTCTCCACCAAACTCTTTTATCATTGAGATAAATTTAGCTGGTACAGATGATGACCCGTGTAATACGATAGGGAATCCAGGTATCTTAGTTTCAATTTCAGCTAAGATATCTAACTTTAACTTAGGATCGTCTCCTGGTTTAAATTTATGTGCTCCATGTGAAGTTCCGATTGAGATAGCTAATGAATCTACTCCAGATGCCTTTACGAATTCTTCTACTTCATGTGGTTGTGTGAAGATATGCTCTTCTGCTTCTACTTCATCTTCGATTCCAGCTAAAACACCTAATTCAGCCTCTACAGTAACACCATGTGCATGTGCATATTCTGCAACTTTTTTAGA is a window of Psychrilyobacter piezotolerans DNA encoding:
- a CDS encoding class II fructose-bisphosphate aldolase, whose translation is MRYNYKDLGLVNTKEMFAKANKEGYAVPAFNFNNMEQMLAIVEAAALKGSPVILQCSGGARTYMGRTVVPMLAKAAVDVARDMGSDIPIALHLDHGSSFEQAKDCIEWGFSSVMIDASHHSFEENIAESKKVAEYAHAHGVTVEAELGVLAGIEDEVEAEEHIFTQPHEVEEFVKASGVDSLAISIGTSHGAHKFKPGDDPKLKLDILAEIETKIPGFPIVLHGSSSVPAKFISMIKEFGGEIKDAIGIPDEQLRGAAKSAVAKINVDTDGRLAFTAGIREVFVKNPKEFDPRKYLTPAKNYMRDFYMEKIENVFGSEGAYKKGTK